A part of Populus alba chromosome 8, ASM523922v2, whole genome shotgun sequence genomic DNA contains:
- the LOC118039944 gene encoding glucose-6-phosphate isomerase, cytosolic has translation MASSTLICETQPWKDLKSHVEDIKKTHLRELLGDTDRCKSMVVDFDGITLDYSRQRATPGTMDKLYNLAEAAHLKEKIDRMFNGEHINSSENRSVLHVALRAPRDAVMQSDGKNVVPDVWNVLDKIKDFSERVRNGSWVGATGKALTDVISVGIGGSFLGPLFVHTALQTDPEASKCATGRQLRFLANVDPIDVARNIAGLKPETTLVVVVSKTFTTAETMLNARTLRAWISKELGPSAVAKHMVAVSTNLTLVEKFGIDPNNAFAFWDWVGGRYSVCSAVGVLPLSLQYGFTVVDKFLKGASSIDQHFYSAPFEKNLPVLLGLLSVWNVSFFGYPARAILPYSQALEKFAPHIQQVSMESNGKGVSIDGKPLPFETGEIDFGEPGTNGQHSFYQLIHQGRVIPCDFIGVVKSQQPVYLEGEVVNNHDELMSNFFAQPDALAYGKTPEELQKENVQQHLIPHKTFSGNRPSLSLLLSSLDAYKIGQLLAIYEHRVAVQGFIWGINSFDQWGVELGKSLATQVRKQLHASRVKGEPVEGFNFSTTTMLTKYLKESSEVPANPPTILPRI, from the exons ATGGCTTCGTCGACTTTAATTTGCGAAACCCAGCCATGGAAGGACTTGAAG TCTCATGTTGAGGACATTAAGAAGACTCATTTACGCGAGCTGTTGGGTGACACTGACCGATGCAAGTCAATGGTGGT TGATTTTGATGGAATAACGCTTGACTACTCACGCCAACGAGCCACCCCTGGTACCATGGATAAACTTTATAATCTGGCAGAG GCAGCTCATCTCAAGGAAAAGATTGATCGCATGTTCAATGGGGAGCAT ATAAACAGCTCTGAGAATAGGTCAGTGCTTCATGTAGCTCTTCGTGCTCCAAGGGATGCAGTTATGCAAAGTGATGGCAAGAATGTTGTACCAGATGTCTGGAATGTTCTGGACAAGATCAAGGATTTCTCTGAGAGGGTCCGCAATGGTTCTTGG GTTGGAGCCACAGGAAAAGCACTTACTGATGTTATTTCAGTCGGCATTGGTGGCAGCTTCCTGGGTCCTCTTTTTGTGCATACCGCTCTTCAAACAG ATCCAGAGGCCAGCAAATGTGCTACAGGACGCCAATTGCGATT TCTCGCAAATGTAGATCCAATTGATGTTGCTAGAAATATTGCAGGCCTCAAACCTGAGACTACTCTCG TTGTTGTGGTTTCAAAGACTTTTACCACAGCTGAAACTATGCTGAATGCTCGAACACTAAGGGCATGGATTTCAAAAGAACTCGG ACCATCTGCAGTTGCCAAGCATATGGTTGCAGTTAGCACTAATCTTACG CTTGTGGAAAAGTTTGGCATTGATCCTAACaatgcttttgcattctggGACTGGGTTGGTGGAAGATATAGTG TCTGTAGTGCTGTTGGCGTGTTACCTTTGTCTCTCCAATATGGTTTCACAGTTGTTGATAA GTTCTTGAAAGGAGCATCAAGCATTGATCAGCATTTCTATTCTGCACCATTTGAGAAAAATCTACCT GTGCTTTTAGGTTTGTTGAGCGTGTGGAATGTTTCATTTTTTGGATATCCTGCAAGA GCCATCTTACCTTATTCTCAAGCCCTGGAGAAATTTGCACCGCACATCCAGCAG GTCAGCATGGAAAGTAATGGCAAGGGGGTATCTATTGATGGTAAACCACTTCCCTTTGAAACTGGTGAAATTGATTTTGGTGAACCAGGAACAAATGGTCAGCATAGCTTTTATCAACTAATTCACCAG GGACGTGTGATTCCCTGTGACTTTATTGGTGTTGTGAAGAGTCAGCAACCGGTATACCTAGAAG GAGAGGTTGTAAATAACCATGATGAACTCATGTCCAACTTTTTCGCCCAGCCAGATGCCCTTGCATATGGGAAG aCACCAGAAGAGTTGCAAAAAGAGAATGTTCAGCAGCATCTCATACCTCACAAG ACCTTCTCTGGCAATAGGCCTTCTCTCAGCCTTCTGCTCTCATCATTGGATGCTTACAAAATTGGACAG TTGTTGGCGATCTATGAACACAGAGTTGCTGTGCAAGGCTTTATATGGGGCATCAATTCTTTTGACCAGTGGGGAGTTGAGTTAGGAAAG TCGTTGGCTACTCAAGTTAGAAAGCAACTTCATGCATCTCGTGTGAAGGGAGAACCGGTTGAGGGTTTTAATTTCAGCACTACAACAATGCTAACAAAATATCTGAAG GAAAGTTCGGAAGTTCCAGCCAATCCTCCAACTATTCTTCCTCGGATATAA